TGTGTATAATTTATATAAAAACCCCTCACTCCTCTTGTTCAGAGGTCTCATATATCAATGTATCGCAAAACTGCCATATTACTCGCTCAAAAAAATAGTCTCCAAAAGGAATATGATTCTCCCACAGAACTAAAAAATGAGGATGGCGAATTTATTACCTTATCAGGAATTGTAAATGAATATAGAAAATTAGACAAGAAAAAACAATTACTTGAAAAAAGAGTTGCTGTTATTCAGGAAATATTAAGCGACCGTATTATCTGGTCTGAAAATCTTTTCCAGCTTGCGAATTTAACCCCTGAGAACGTTTGGTACGATCGTATACGTGTAACATTTCAAACATTTCGCGAAAAAGTTATAAAGACCGACCCCAAAACGGGCAAACCTATCCTTGACCCTAAAACAAAAGAACCTCTATCAGAACAAAAAAATGTAAAAAAACCTATTCTTGAGATTACTGGTTATGTTATCAGTGGAGAACAAGGTGAACGACAAATTTCTCCACTCATAGAAAACACAACAGACCCACAAAAAGCACCCGATTTTGTAAAACAGTTTTCATTATTGCGTCCCAAAATTGAAGATACTGAATTTAATGGATTTGCTGTTCGTAAATTTACTCTTGAATATTTAATCGAAACAACACCAGGAGTATAGAATGATAGACCTATTTCGAGGCAAAATAACGTTAAAAGACTGGGCGGTATTAGGTATAGCCATTGCCATAGTCATTGGACTGAGTATTGGTGCATATCTCTTTCTATTTATCCCACAACAAAATAAAATTACTACAATACAAAATGAAATCAAAGATTTAGAAAAGAAAATTAGGGATGCGAAAGAGACAGTCAAAAACTATGACAAATTACAAAATCAAGCCAAAAAAATGGATAATTTAGTTACCCTGTTTAATGAACGACTGCCCGAAAAGCGAGAAGTCCCGAAACTTATGAAACAATTTGAAAATATGGGAGATAGTTTAGGATTAAAAACACAACTTACACCGTTACCAACAACGGTTGATGCATCCAAAGAAGTCATCCCTTATCAGGTTGTTGCTAAAGGCTCATTCCATCAAATAGTGGCATTTATAAATTTATTAGAAAAAGACCAACGATACCTAAAAATTTCCGACCTTGATATTGGACCCGAAAAAGAAGGTATTTGTGAAGCAAAATTTGTGCTAAGCACATTTCGTTTTGTTGAACAAGAAGATAAAGGAACCCAAGAACAGAAGAAGTCATAAATATGCAAAACAGACAACAAATTATTATTGCTGGTGTATTACTTGTGGCACTCATAGGTGTACTCTTTTATCAATTTGTATTGAATAAACCAAAGCCACCAACCACATCTACAACCCCAACCACATCACAAACAAAAACAGAATCAACTCCTGTTACCACACAGCAAAAAACCACAATTACAGGAGAAATTAATCCGTCAATACAGACATTAGAACAAGATGTTGATAAAGTTATCGAAGATTTATTATCTGCTATTAGAATAGTTCAATTTGATTATCAACAAACTCCTCCATTAAGAAATCCTATGACACCTTTAGTAGGGGTGATAAAGAAATCAATATTTGAATCTGAAGTTCCTATACCTTCATCAGAAGTGACTCCAGGTCAAGTATTAAACAAAAAAATCTCTGCAATTATCTGGGATGAGTATCAACCTTTAGCCATCATCGATGGAAAAATAGTTCCTGAAGGTTATACATTCCCAGACAGAATACAGGTGTTTAGTATTGAACCAAACCGGATACTTTTCAAACTGGAAGACACTATTTTCCCAGTAAGATTAAAGGAGCAATAACATGCAAAAAAGGCTTTTCTATTCACCAAATTGTCAAAAAATTATTATTCATTACCATTTTAGAAATAAGATAAAATTGGTAAGTATTCTTTTCTGCATTTTACTCTTAAATATATTATCTTATTCACAAAATAATTATGCTAACTATATCTATTGGGTTGAACAGGATAATAGTTCAATATTTAAGATTAGCCCAAATACAGATATATCGTATTTTATATCTGAAAATAAAGAGGCAAATGAAATTAAACTTAAACTCATTTTCCCTGAAAAAACAGATATAACAAACATAACTAATGAAATACTTTCTCATACACCCAATTCAGTTCGCGCTACATGTACTAATGTTGATTCTGAAAGTTTAGAATATACATTTACCTGTCAAAACACACAAAGTTATGAAATCCAAAAAGGGGAAACAGGATTATCTATAATTTTCAAAAAAGATCACAATCCAAACACAGAAACACACACTGATATTAATCGTGTAATTGAAGATATCCAGCTCCTAATAGCAAAAAATAAACCTCTACAAGATGAAAAGTTGAACACACTCAACAATACTATTTCAAAATTAAGAGTAGAAAATGAATTAAAACTATCAAAGCAGGTCTCCCCTGCCCTTCTTCTACATGAACCACAACAAGCATTTGCTCAAGATACAGATGTAACAGGAACCCAATCACTTTCAGTAGGAAATGTAGGGAACCCCGAGAGAAAAATAGAAATCCGTGAAGCAGAAGCTGTTGAAGAACAGAAACCTGCCCCAGCACAAGAGCAAGAAGAACCTGAAGTAAAAAATGCCACAGAAGAAGAACAGAAAGAAGAGACCCCAAAACAGGAACAAAAAACAGAAGAAGCCAAACCTGAAGAAGAATCTGTTACACCTCCAATGCCCAGAGAGGAAGCTCCCAAACAATCCATAGACACTACTGCTCAAATTACACGGGAATTAAGACAGTTAGAGTCTGCGGAAGAGGACACAACTAATCAAATTGTCTCGATAGAACAAAAAGAAAAACCATCACAAGAAATAGCAAAAACACCGGAAACAAAACCTATAGAAGAAAAATCTTTGTCCGCTGAAGATGTGAAAATAAAGCCATCGCCTAAGGGATTAGATACGATTACGGACTTTCAATGCGAAGAAATGCCATTATCAAAATTGGTTCCTCTTTTAGCCTATAAGGCTGGTATTAACGTAATTGCAGGTACCGACCTTAAAGGAAATGTTACAATGAGCCTTAAACAGGTAACCCTTCGCAAAGCAATCGAAGCGGCTCTTAGAATGAATGGATTAGGATTACTTCAAGAAGAAAATATTTATAGAATTGTACCTTATGAAGATGCTATCGCAGGAGACAGAAGTACAACTATCGTTCGTTTACAAAATGCAAAAGCAACAGAAATAAAAAAAGTATTAGATGAAATATCCAAAGGTACAAAATGGAGTGAATTTATAACAATTAGTGCTAATGATACTACCAATGTTGTTATTGTTTCTGGTCCTGAAGAACATATTCAGGGACTTGCTCAAATGGCAAAAGAATTAGATATAGAAAAACCAGTTATCCCAACACAAACTGTTACCATTAAACTTAATTATGCTGACCCAGAAGAGTTAGCGAAATCCCTCCAAAAAATCCTTACTCCCAAAACGGGAAATGTATCTGCTGACCCAAGAGCAAGAAATATCATTGTAACAGATATTCCTGTTGTTATCGAACAAGTAAAGGAAATTGTAAAAGACCTTGATATGCCTGTCAAACAAGTTCTCATCGACACAATGGTTGTCGATGCTACACTAAATGATGAAGCACAAACAGGTATTGATTGGCTTTTAAAATCAGTTAGAGACCAAAGTTGGCGTGACTTCGTAATGTATGGTCCTGAAGGTCGTAAAATAGGAAATCTACAACAACTTGATTTAGCTGGTACTGCAACCACAAGTGACATGATAGGAAATTTAACCTTTAATATTTTAACAAACGAAATTGATTGGAAAGGCGTGATAAAGGCACAAATCCAGAACAGAAATGGTCACCTCATCTCAAATCCTGTTGTTGCAACAATTGAAAATAAACCTGCAACTATTACTATATCTCAGGAAATACCATACATTGACCTATCACAAACAAGTCAGGGTGGTGCTTTAACAAATACCCGATTCAAACAGATAGGAACTGTACTTGAAGTGACACCACGTGTTACTCATGATAACCACGTCATAGTGGATATAAAGGGTAAAGAAAGTACAATTGTCGGCGAATTTAATGGTGTACCGATTGAAGATCTGAGACAGGTCTCAAGTACACTCCATATTAATAGCGGACAAACCATATTTGTGGGGGGATTAAGAAAACGAAATGATAGTACAACTGTACAAAAAATGCCTATTCTCGGTGATATTCCCGTCCTGAATGTGGTCTTCAGAACAAATCAAAGAAAAGCACAAATCAATGAACTACTCATTTTCTTGACATGTTCGGTTTTAGAACAAGAATTGCCAGAATTAACACCTGAACAAAAAGAGACGTATGACGGTGCAAAAGAAGCCCCTATGAACGCCAATATTGGCAAATATATAGGCAACGACATTATACGACCCAACGAGTCATCAATCCCACCATATAAATGGAAGAGGGTTAAAAAAGAACAATAATTTCCTAATTAAAGTTTCCTGTTACTGTAATATAAAAAAGCCTATTTTTGTTCTCACCAATCAATAATTTTCACAAATAAGTTCAAGTAATTTGACGTCCAGTATTAAAGTAAAATTGAAACAAGTTTATTTGATATTATATAATTTATTGTATTTATTGAATATTAACTAAAAAGGGCACATTTCTTCTATGGAAACTATTCATCTTTATAACTTCAATCCTACATTAAAACTCTTTTTATTAATGAGAAAA
This is a stretch of genomic DNA from Candidatus Hydrogenedens sp.. It encodes these proteins:
- a CDS encoding secretin N-terminal domain-containing protein — protein: MQKRLFYSPNCQKIIIHYHFRNKIKLVSILFCILLLNILSYSQNNYANYIYWVEQDNSSIFKISPNTDISYFISENKEANEIKLKLIFPEKTDITNITNEILSHTPNSVRATCTNVDSESLEYTFTCQNTQSYEIQKGETGLSIIFKKDHNPNTETHTDINRVIEDIQLLIAKNKPLQDEKLNTLNNTISKLRVENELKLSKQVSPALLLHEPQQAFAQDTDVTGTQSLSVGNVGNPERKIEIREAEAVEEQKPAPAQEQEEPEVKNATEEEQKEETPKQEQKTEEAKPEEESVTPPMPREEAPKQSIDTTAQITRELRQLESAEEDTTNQIVSIEQKEKPSQEIAKTPETKPIEEKSLSAEDVKIKPSPKGLDTITDFQCEEMPLSKLVPLLAYKAGINVIAGTDLKGNVTMSLKQVTLRKAIEAALRMNGLGLLQEENIYRIVPYEDAIAGDRSTTIVRLQNAKATEIKKVLDEISKGTKWSEFITISANDTTNVVIVSGPEEHIQGLAQMAKELDIEKPVIPTQTVTIKLNYADPEELAKSLQKILTPKTGNVSADPRARNIIVTDIPVVIEQVKEIVKDLDMPVKQVLIDTMVVDATLNDEAQTGIDWLLKSVRDQSWRDFVMYGPEGRKIGNLQQLDLAGTATTSDMIGNLTFNILTNEIDWKGVIKAQIQNRNGHLISNPVVATIENKPATITISQEIPYIDLSQTSQGGALTNTRFKQIGTVLEVTPRVTHDNHVIVDIKGKESTIVGEFNGVPIEDLRQVSSTLHINSGQTIFVGGLRKRNDSTTVQKMPILGDIPVLNVVFRTNQRKAQINELLIFLTCSVLEQELPELTPEQKETYDGAKEAPMNANIGKYIGNDIIRPNESSIPPYKWKRVKKEQ
- the pilO gene encoding type 4a pilus biogenesis protein PilO, which gives rise to MIDLFRGKITLKDWAVLGIAIAIVIGLSIGAYLFLFIPQQNKITTIQNEIKDLEKKIRDAKETVKNYDKLQNQAKKMDNLVTLFNERLPEKREVPKLMKQFENMGDSLGLKTQLTPLPTTVDASKEVIPYQVVAKGSFHQIVAFINLLEKDQRYLKISDLDIGPEKEGICEAKFVLSTFRFVEQEDKGTQEQKKS